A single bacterium BMS3Abin11 DNA region contains:
- a CDS encoding taurine catabolism dioxygenase TauD, TfdA family has protein sequence MKHWNTKYPKRFDLDTDEDYKKWREEKLAAYPGSVGDLVVELADMTAITNAEKTRILELVELANMCVYTAGTAELSMDSLLKLGEQLEVTNTDKSTRHSRSDELTDSGILGNAIPFSTRQVRWHTDATYYGSDKTIQALFLLCKRPAIEGGSNKVLDNEILYILLRDKDPQALKILMRNDCFKYKNPKTGEISEQLGGKVFWTNPDGHLCHRFSFRKMDMAWSEDSEIIAARDVLESVILDESEYVIEGRLESGMGLISNNVLHTREKPVDSDDPAKKRLLYRARYYDRVNAC, from the coding sequence ATGAAACATTGGAATACAAAATATCCAAAGAGATTTGATTTAGATACAGACGAGGATTACAAAAAATGGCGCGAGGAAAAACTAGCGGCTTATCCTGGAAGTGTTGGTGACCTGGTTGTTGAATTAGCGGATATGACTGCGATTACCAATGCAGAAAAAACCAGGATTCTGGAACTTGTTGAATTGGCTAATATGTGTGTTTACACGGCAGGCACTGCTGAACTGAGCATGGATTCATTATTAAAATTAGGGGAACAACTCGAGGTTACCAATACAGATAAATCGACCCGACATTCCAGATCTGATGAATTAACAGATTCAGGTATCTTAGGTAATGCGATACCCTTTTCAACAAGACAGGTTCGTTGGCATACTGATGCCACTTATTATGGATCAGACAAAACGATACAGGCTTTGTTCTTATTGTGTAAACGACCTGCTATTGAAGGGGGGAGTAACAAGGTCCTGGATAATGAAATCTTGTATATTCTTCTTCGTGATAAAGATCCGCAAGCCCTGAAAATATTGATGAGAAATGATTGTTTTAAGTATAAGAATCCAAAGACCGGTGAGATTAGTGAACAACTGGGTGGCAAGGTTTTCTGGACCAACCCGGATGGCCACTTGTGTCATAGATTTTCATTTAGAAAAATGGATATGGCCTGGTCAGAAGATAGTGAGATCATTGCCGCCAGGGATGTCCTGGAATCTGTGATATTAGATGAGTCTGAGTATGTCATTGAAGGCAGGTTGGAGTCTGGAATGGGATTGATATCAAACAATGTTCTCCATACCAGGGAAAAACCTGTAGACAGTGATGATCCCGCAAAAAAGAGATTACTGTATAGAGCAAGATACTATGACAGAGTGAATGCTTGTTAG
- the apc3 gene encoding acetophenone carboxylase gamma subunit, with protein sequence MRWKFWIDRGGTFTDVVACDAEGALHTHKLLSENPEQYPDAAIAGIRHLLSLNNSEPIPASQIDSVRMGTTVATNALLERKGTPTVLAITEGFADALRIGYQNRPDIFALDIQLPDALYDCVVEIPERISAIGEIKKTLDGALSLKRLQEAYEAGYRSCAIVLMHGYHTPQHEQDVAKLAGQCGFEQISLSSQCSPLPRLVSRGDTTVADAYLSPVLSRYVNQVRSELGDIPLLFMQSSGGLCHASAFDGKDAVLSGPAGGVVGGIETARRAGFDQLIGFDMGGTSTDVWHYAGDYEHQSEHTVAGIRLRTPMMRIHTVAAGGGSILHYSDGRFQVGPDSAGARPGPSCYRREGPLCVTDCNVLLGKIQPDHFPSVFGAEGDLPLDIQAVTEKFTAFSATSKLTEKGDQQLVVAEGFLTIAIENMAQAIRKISVQRGYDVSRYTLCVFGGAGGQHACLVADALGMKTIYCHPLAGVLSAYGIGLAAISTVHEVAIGQILTADSAASLQKHLQHLHDVGLNDLKDQGEDHTDTHILARLFLRYPDSDTTLQFAFSTAPDELIKKFTDEHRRKFGYSDPASPIIIESLRVTVSTRAERPASEFFQYSEQLTEAGQTEFFSGGRMHEASIVKRAGMPAGQTIKGPAIITENTGTLIIEPGWQAEVMQDMAIVLTRVVKQTTNQKPENSDKADPVLLEIFNRRFMTIAEQMGLVLERTSHSVNIKERMDFSCALFTPSGDLIANAPHIPVHLGSMSDSVRAVIKKYQNDIHAGDSFILNNPYQGGTHLPDITVITPVFEQDKDDTQNKSLLFFVASRGHHADIGGITPGSMPATSQSINEEGILLDNIRFVRNHQLDESLLNQLLTQNPYPARTPKQNIADLRAQLAANHKGISELHKLLEEFGLNVVSNYMDHVLNNAEMTVRKLLGTLDDGKFSCEMDNGAQIHVSIKINQNKQTAVVDFNGTSEQLSSNFNAPASVCRAAVLYVFRCLVNRDIPLNEGCLRPLELRIPEHSFINPAFPAAVVAGNVETSQIIVDCLFAALGVMAASQGTMNNFTFGNEQFQYYETLCGGTGAGPDHHGTSAVQSNMTNSHLTDPEILEQRFPVRVEYFKVRKNSGGKGKFNGGDGVERCLYFHQPVQVSILANRRQTEPFGLAGGNAGACGENWYIDPDGKMHTLPACAEVDVPAGGSILIRTPGGGGFGAKQE encoded by the coding sequence ATGCGATGGAAATTCTGGATAGACCGTGGCGGTACATTTACCGATGTCGTCGCCTGTGATGCAGAGGGTGCGTTGCATACGCACAAGCTACTGTCGGAAAATCCCGAGCAATACCCTGATGCTGCCATTGCCGGCATCCGGCACCTCCTTTCTCTCAACAACTCAGAGCCTATACCAGCAAGTCAGATTGATAGCGTCCGCATGGGCACAACAGTGGCTACTAATGCACTGCTTGAACGTAAAGGCACACCCACGGTTCTTGCCATCACCGAGGGATTTGCTGATGCCTTACGCATAGGATATCAAAACCGGCCAGATATTTTTGCCCTCGATATTCAGCTTCCCGATGCCCTGTATGATTGCGTGGTAGAAATACCAGAACGCATCAGTGCGATCGGTGAAATAAAAAAAACACTTGATGGTGCTTTAAGCCTCAAACGGCTGCAGGAGGCATATGAAGCAGGTTATCGATCCTGTGCCATTGTGCTGATGCATGGTTATCATACCCCTCAACATGAACAGGATGTTGCGAAACTTGCCGGGCAATGTGGCTTCGAACAGATCTCCCTGTCATCGCAGTGCAGTCCCCTGCCCCGGCTGGTCTCACGTGGTGACACGACGGTTGCCGATGCCTATCTATCACCGGTACTCAGCCGCTATGTTAATCAGGTACGAAGCGAGTTGGGTGACATTCCATTACTATTCATGCAATCCTCTGGTGGTCTGTGCCATGCCAGTGCTTTTGATGGCAAGGATGCCGTTCTTTCCGGCCCTGCCGGCGGAGTAGTCGGCGGTATAGAGACCGCTCGCCGCGCTGGTTTCGATCAGCTGATCGGTTTTGACATGGGCGGCACATCTACCGATGTCTGGCATTATGCCGGCGACTATGAACATCAATCAGAACATACCGTTGCCGGTATCCGCCTGCGCACCCCGATGATGCGCATCCATACTGTTGCCGCGGGTGGCGGCTCAATTCTTCATTACAGCGATGGTCGATTTCAGGTTGGGCCTGATTCAGCCGGTGCCAGGCCGGGGCCATCATGTTATCGCCGAGAAGGCCCTTTATGTGTGACCGACTGCAATGTGTTACTGGGAAAGATACAGCCCGATCATTTCCCATCTGTGTTCGGAGCTGAAGGAGATTTACCTCTCGATATTCAGGCAGTGACAGAAAAGTTTACTGCATTTTCAGCAACCAGCAAGCTTACTGAAAAAGGGGACCAACAACTGGTCGTTGCAGAAGGCTTCCTGACCATCGCTATCGAAAATATGGCGCAGGCGATAAGAAAGATTTCTGTACAGCGAGGTTACGATGTCAGTCGTTACACACTCTGTGTATTCGGTGGTGCCGGCGGCCAGCATGCCTGCCTGGTAGCCGATGCCCTGGGCATGAAGACTATCTACTGTCACCCGCTGGCGGGAGTGCTTTCTGCCTATGGCATAGGCCTGGCGGCGATCAGTACAGTTCATGAAGTTGCCATTGGCCAGATCCTGACGGCTGATTCAGCGGCCAGTTTGCAGAAACATCTGCAACATCTGCATGATGTCGGCCTGAATGATCTAAAAGATCAGGGTGAAGATCACACTGATACACACATACTTGCACGCCTGTTCCTGCGCTATCCGGACTCTGATACGACACTTCAATTCGCTTTCAGCACGGCGCCTGATGAACTAATCAAAAAGTTCACCGATGAGCATCGTCGAAAATTTGGCTATTCTGACCCAGCCAGCCCCATCATTATCGAAAGCCTGCGAGTTACGGTCTCAACACGGGCTGAGAGACCTGCTAGCGAGTTTTTTCAATACTCCGAGCAATTAACTGAAGCCGGGCAGACGGAATTCTTTAGTGGCGGCAGGATGCATGAAGCCAGTATTGTAAAGCGAGCAGGCATGCCTGCAGGGCAAACCATAAAGGGTCCTGCAATCATCACAGAAAACACGGGCACGTTGATAATTGAACCTGGTTGGCAGGCTGAAGTCATGCAGGATATGGCCATAGTCCTGACTCGGGTCGTTAAGCAAACAACAAATCAAAAACCGGAAAACAGTGACAAGGCCGATCCTGTTCTACTAGAGATCTTCAATCGTCGATTCATGACCATTGCCGAACAGATGGGTCTGGTTCTTGAGCGTACCAGCCACTCGGTTAACATCAAGGAACGCATGGATTTTTCCTGTGCCCTGTTCACACCCAGCGGCGATCTGATTGCCAACGCGCCACATATCCCTGTCCATCTCGGCTCGATGTCTGATTCTGTGCGGGCAGTAATCAAAAAATATCAAAATGATATCCATGCCGGTGACTCCTTCATTCTGAATAATCCTTACCAGGGTGGCACTCACTTACCGGACATCACCGTCATCACTCCCGTATTTGAACAGGATAAAGACGATACGCAGAATAAATCACTGCTTTTCTTCGTTGCCTCACGCGGCCATCATGCCGACATAGGCGGCATTACACCCGGATCAATGCCAGCCACCAGCCAAAGCATCAATGAAGAAGGCATCTTGCTGGATAATATTCGTTTCGTCAGGAACCATCAGCTTGATGAAAGTTTACTCAATCAGCTGTTAACTCAGAACCCGTATCCAGCACGTACACCGAAACAGAATATTGCTGACCTACGTGCCCAGCTGGCAGCCAATCATAAAGGTATCAGCGAACTGCATAAATTGCTGGAAGAGTTTGGTTTAAACGTAGTCAGTAACTACATGGATCATGTACTGAATAATGCGGAAATGACAGTCAGAAAACTCCTTGGCACACTTGATGACGGGAAATTTTCCTGTGAGATGGATAATGGTGCGCAGATCCATGTCAGTATTAAGATAAACCAGAATAAGCAAACTGCTGTTGTCGATTTCAATGGCACGTCTGAGCAACTGAGCTCAAACTTCAATGCACCTGCTTCGGTTTGCCGGGCAGCTGTACTCTATGTTTTTCGCTGCCTTGTAAACAGGGACATACCACTAAATGAAGGATGCCTGCGCCCTTTGGAATTACGCATACCCGAGCATTCATTCATCAATCCTGCTTTCCCGGCTGCTGTCGTAGCAGGAAACGTCGAGACATCACAGATAATTGTTGATTGTCTGTTTGCAGCACTGGGTGTGATGGCCGCTTCACAGGGAACGATGAATAACTTCACCTTCGGCAATGAACAATTTCAATACTATGAAACCCTCTGTGGTGGTACTGGCGCCGGTCCGGATCATCACGGCACCAGTGCCGTGCAATCAAACATGACGAACTCCCACCTCACCGACCCCGAAATTCTAGAGCAGCGCTTTCCAGTTCGAGTTGAATATTTTAAAGTACGAAAAAATAGCGGTGGAAAAGGGAAATTTAATGGTGGTGATGGTGTTGAACGCTGCCTGTATTTCCACCAGCCGGTACAGGTTTCAATACTTGCCAACCGGCGACAAACTGAACCCTTTGGCCTGGCCGGTGGAAATGCAGGAGCGTGTGGAGAAAACTGGTATATTGATCCCGATGGGAAAATGCATACTCTACCCGCTTGTGCAGAAGTTGATGTACCTGCCGGGGGTTCGATACTGATCAGAACACCGGGCGGTGGTGGGTTTGGGGCGAAACAGGAATGA
- the ppsR gene encoding phosphoenolpyruvate synthase regulatory protein — MNQPINLEVFFVSDRTGITTEALGRSLLTQFNKGDCRYTVLPYIDTEKKLSALIQQIQTVKNDNRQIIVFSTLSDQTHRQRLINEDFFVLDLFSTCLPPLQVAMKQHSSPAIGQTHGMGNQNQYLARMDAVNFTLNVDDGLRTRDYEDVDIILAGVSRSGKTPTCLYLAMQFGIRAANYPLVDEDLEKGRLPDALKPWKAKLYGLVIDPISLQKIRQSRMPDSRYASIEQCRKEIKLVGSLYKQENITVVESSNMSVEELATTLMQRAGLQRQF, encoded by the coding sequence ATGAATCAACCAATCAATCTCGAAGTTTTTTTTGTTTCCGACCGCACCGGCATTACCACCGAGGCACTCGGCAGGAGCTTGCTGACACAGTTTAATAAAGGTGACTGTCGATACACTGTGCTGCCATATATCGACACAGAGAAAAAGTTATCTGCACTTATCCAACAGATACAGACTGTAAAAAATGATAACCGACAGATAATCGTTTTCAGCACTCTATCTGATCAAACTCACCGGCAAAGACTTATCAACGAAGACTTTTTTGTACTGGATTTATTTTCTACCTGCCTGCCTCCATTACAGGTAGCAATGAAGCAACATAGCTCACCCGCCATAGGGCAGACACACGGCATGGGTAACCAGAACCAGTATCTTGCTCGCATGGATGCAGTAAATTTTACCTTGAATGTCGACGATGGACTACGTACCAGGGACTACGAAGATGTCGATATAATACTGGCTGGTGTATCACGATCTGGCAAAACACCTACCTGCCTCTACCTGGCCATGCAATTTGGCATTCGTGCCGCCAATTACCCGCTAGTTGATGAAGACCTGGAAAAAGGTCGGCTTCCAGATGCACTAAAACCATGGAAAGCTAAGCTCTATGGCCTTGTTATCGACCCGATCTCCTTACAAAAAATACGTCAGAGCCGTATGCCTGATAGTCGCTATGCATCAATCGAACAATGTCGTAAAGAAATAAAGCTGGTCGGCAGCTTGTATAAGCAGGAAAATATAACCGTCGTTGAATCAAGCAACATGTCAGTTGAAGAACTGGCGACTACCCTGATGCAGAGGGCCGGATTACAACGGCAGTTTTAG
- the copB gene encoding copper resistance protein B precursor — MTMKKSYFIIGSLLVSSLFMSSNVMAAGRDDPLLGMLIIDQFEWRGGDGDDPFVWEAQGWIGKDLNKFWFKTDGEVTGGETESAEIQALYSHAIAPFWDAQVGWRRDIRPEPNRDWLALGVQGLAPYMYEVDTALFFGKDSRVSARFEAEYEFLFTQRLILTPNIGLNMFSKDDPEVRIGSGISDLELGLRLRYEIRREFAPYIGINWEKVYGGTADYRREEGRNVSDFRVVAGVRAWF, encoded by the coding sequence ATGACGATGAAAAAGAGTTACTTTATAATTGGCAGTTTGCTTGTATCTTCCTTGTTTATGTCCTCCAATGTGATGGCAGCTGGGAGAGATGATCCGTTACTTGGCATGTTAATCATAGATCAGTTCGAGTGGCGTGGAGGTGATGGCGATGATCCATTCGTATGGGAAGCGCAGGGCTGGATAGGCAAGGATCTGAACAAGTTCTGGTTCAAGACTGACGGAGAGGTCACCGGTGGCGAGACGGAAAGTGCGGAAATTCAGGCGCTATACAGCCATGCAATTGCGCCATTCTGGGATGCGCAGGTAGGCTGGCGCAGGGATATTCGACCAGAGCCAAACAGGGACTGGTTGGCGCTCGGTGTTCAGGGTCTAGCACCGTATATGTATGAAGTTGATACGGCGTTATTTTTTGGCAAAGACAGTCGTGTATCTGCGCGGTTTGAGGCTGAGTATGAATTCCTGTTTACCCAGCGATTGATTCTCACCCCGAACATCGGGCTGAATATGTTCAGTAAGGATGACCCGGAGGTGCGTATTGGTTCCGGAATTTCTGATCTGGAACTCGGTTTGCGTTTGCGCTATGAAATACGCCGTGAATTTGCTCCCTATATTGGCATCAACTGGGAAAAGGTTTACGGTGGCACTGCTGATTACCGGCGTGAAGAAGGCCGTAATGTCAGTGATTTCCGGGTTGTTGCGGGAGTTAGGGCCTGGTTCTGA
- the copA_3 gene encoding copper resistance protein A precursor: protein MYKPGFPSIQGASMSRRTFVKGVAMGGAAGLLGLDARPLLASMDKGQNGPVTLSGTQFDLTYSPTLVNFTGEERYATAINGSVPAPILRWKEGDRVTMRVKNNLAEDTSIHWHGIILPSEMDGVPHISNGFGGIKPGETFTYSFDVHQNGTYWYHSHSGFQEPTGAYGAIIIEPKEPAPYKFDREYVIVISDWSDEDPYRVYHKLKKNSDYYNFKQRTYADLSKDIKENGLANTWNARKMWLRMRMSDRDISDVTGYTYTFLMNGQNPADGWTGLFKRGEKVLLRFINAAAMTFFDVRIPGLKMTVVAADGQYIEPVTIDEMRIGVAETFDVLVEPSDDRAYTIFSQAIDRSGYARGTLTPDLSLKAAVPEMDPDLILTHTDMGMDMGGMNMPGMNHAGNDMSSMKKADSSSEMSGDMPGMNHSKHNMSGMTGGGANSSMQPSGAKAGMGNGMAGYGSSHKVEHFKTEYGPQVDMRADGQKFRIDDPGVGLRNNGRRVLTYADLANLYPTPDPREPGREIDLHLTGNMSRYMWSVNGVKFADADPIQLKFGERMRMNLVNDTMMNHPIHLHGMWSDIETGDPKRIPRKHTVVVQPGQKISFLVTADAMGGWAYHCHLFYHLLGMFRKVEVV from the coding sequence ATGTATAAACCAGGATTCCCTTCCATACAGGGAGCGTCGATGTCGCGCCGAACCTTTGTCAAAGGTGTGGCAATGGGCGGCGCTGCTGGCCTGTTGGGCCTTGATGCCCGACCACTGCTGGCTTCAATGGATAAAGGTCAGAATGGGCCGGTGACATTGAGCGGCACTCAATTCGATCTTACGTACAGCCCGACATTGGTAAATTTTACTGGTGAAGAGCGCTATGCAACGGCAATCAATGGCTCAGTACCGGCCCCGATCCTGCGCTGGAAAGAGGGCGACAGGGTGACGATGAGGGTAAAAAATAATCTTGCAGAAGATACATCTATTCACTGGCACGGGATTATCCTGCCCAGTGAAATGGACGGGGTTCCACATATTAGTAATGGCTTTGGTGGCATTAAACCGGGTGAAACCTTTACCTACAGTTTTGATGTCCATCAAAATGGAACATACTGGTATCACAGTCATTCCGGTTTTCAGGAGCCTACGGGAGCGTACGGTGCAATTATCATTGAACCGAAAGAACCCGCACCCTACAAATTTGATAGAGAATACGTAATTGTTATCTCTGACTGGAGTGACGAGGACCCCTATCGTGTGTATCACAAACTAAAAAAGAATTCTGATTACTATAACTTTAAGCAACGTACATACGCCGACTTGAGTAAGGACATTAAAGAAAATGGCCTTGCCAATACCTGGAATGCGCGAAAGATGTGGCTGCGGATGCGTATGAGCGACAGAGATATATCTGATGTTACGGGCTATACCTATACTTTCCTGATGAATGGCCAGAACCCGGCTGATGGCTGGACAGGCCTGTTTAAACGTGGTGAAAAGGTATTGCTGAGATTTATTAATGCCGCGGCGATGACATTCTTTGATGTCCGTATACCCGGATTAAAAATGACCGTTGTTGCGGCCGACGGGCAATATATCGAGCCGGTCACTATTGATGAGATGCGCATAGGGGTAGCAGAAACCTTTGATGTCCTCGTCGAGCCAAGTGACGATCGTGCCTATACAATCTTTTCCCAGGCAATTGATCGCTCAGGTTATGCGCGCGGAACATTGACTCCCGATCTGTCATTGAAAGCCGCTGTTCCTGAAATGGACCCTGACCTCATTCTCACGCATACCGATATGGGAATGGACATGGGCGGCATGAATATGCCCGGTATGAATCATGCCGGGAATGATATGTCGAGCATGAAAAAAGCTGACAGCAGTAGTGAGATGTCTGGGGATATGCCAGGTATGAATCACAGCAAGCACAATATGTCCGGCATGACAGGAGGCGGAGCAAATAGCAGTATGCAGCCCAGTGGTGCAAAAGCGGGCATGGGAAATGGTATGGCCGGTTATGGTAGCAGCCATAAAGTCGAGCATTTTAAAACGGAATATGGTCCACAGGTCGATATGCGTGCAGATGGTCAAAAATTTCGGATCGATGATCCGGGGGTTGGTCTAAGAAATAATGGTCGCCGAGTTTTAACCTATGCAGACCTGGCTAATCTCTACCCGACACCTGACCCTCGTGAACCGGGGCGTGAAATTGACCTGCATCTTACCGGTAATATGAGCCGCTATATGTGGTCGGTGAATGGTGTAAAGTTTGCTGATGCAGATCCCATTCAACTTAAATTTGGTGAGCGGATGCGTATGAATCTGGTCAATGATACGATGATGAACCATCCTATTCATCTGCATGGTATGTGGAGTGACATTGAAACCGGTGATCCTAAACGGATACCCAGGAAACATACGGTTGTTGTGCAGCCGGGGCAAAAAATCAGTTTCCTGGTAACAGCTGATGCCATGGGTGGATGGGCTTACCATTGCCATCTCTTTTATCATTTGCTGGGCATGTTCAGAAAAGTCGAAGTGGTCTAA
- a CDS encoding heavy-metal-associated domain protein: MKKQIIAVLFGLVLMQAAFAAGTHYEMRVDGLACPFCAYGIEKKLKAVDGVSDIKVDLNKGLVSVNTAEGKELSEEQMTKLFKDAGLPIAA, from the coding sequence ATGAAAAAGCAAATCATAGCAGTGCTGTTCGGTTTAGTGCTCATGCAGGCAGCCTTTGCTGCAGGCACCCATTATGAGATGCGGGTAGACGGACTGGCCTGCCCTTTCTGCGCCTATGGCATTGAGAAAAAACTGAAGGCCGTTGATGGTGTCAGTGACATCAAAGTGGATCTCAACAAAGGTCTGGTCAGTGTCAATACCGCTGAAGGCAAAGAACTGTCCGAAGAACAAATGACAAAACTGTTTAAGGATGCCGGCTTACCTATCGCAGCATGA
- a CDS encoding DsrE/DsrF-like family protein — translation MMKKFIFALVLLGLSWQPVFSADMPNMPNMPMESIPFPTISEIPVPKGMGYDNYFRQNQPVKLVFGVSDPGAQLKESLTNAAYTIKYLKPRGIKYKIQIVLYGKAVLPANEFNEEYGGYSELMESLNRQGVEFAICNNSLAALNQSRDDIYSYMKIIPAGILQIVKKQMQGYAYIHNTK, via the coding sequence ATGATGAAAAAATTTATCTTTGCGTTAGTACTACTCGGTCTAAGTTGGCAACCAGTATTTTCTGCTGATATGCCCAATATGCCCAATATGCCTATGGAGAGTATTCCTTTTCCGACCATATCTGAAATCCCTGTACCAAAAGGTATGGGCTATGATAACTACTTCAGGCAAAACCAGCCAGTCAAACTGGTTTTTGGGGTTTCTGATCCCGGCGCGCAGCTGAAAGAGTCCCTGACCAATGCAGCCTATACTATCAAGTATCTGAAACCTCGCGGTATCAAATATAAAATTCAGATTGTGCTATACGGTAAAGCTGTTTTACCTGCAAATGAATTTAATGAAGAATACGGTGGCTACAGCGAACTGATGGAATCTTTGAACAGGCAGGGCGTTGAGTTTGCCATTTGTAACAATTCATTGGCTGCACTGAACCAGTCAAGGGACGATATTTATTCATATATGAAAATCATTCCTGCCGGCATCCTGCAAATCGTCAAAAAACAGATGCAGGGCTACGCCTATATTCATAATACCAAATAG
- the petJ_3 gene encoding cytochrome c6, with the protein MHIFSVKYPQPVKIVSLLAVLSLPILLPSCDQDTQDRRRPRIPGPDYKADAQNGRELFSANCAKCHGVNLRGTNKGPPFLDKAYRPGHHGDMAFHLAVSTGVRQHHWRFGDMPAVAGLSGEEVADIIAYVRLEQQKAGIK; encoded by the coding sequence GTGCATATTTTTTCAGTGAAATATCCACAACCTGTAAAAATTGTCTCTTTGCTTGCGGTGCTAAGTTTGCCCATACTGTTGCCATCTTGTGACCAGGATACCCAGGATCGCAGGCGGCCGCGTATTCCGGGGCCGGATTATAAGGCAGATGCACAAAATGGCAGGGAGCTGTTTTCTGCCAATTGCGCAAAATGCCATGGTGTAAATTTGAGAGGGACTAACAAGGGTCCGCCTTTTCTGGACAAGGCCTATCGGCCGGGCCACCATGGTGACATGGCGTTCCACCTGGCAGTCTCGACGGGAGTTAGACAGCATCACTGGCGTTTTGGTGACATGCCAGCAGTTGCCGGTTTATCCGGTGAGGAAGTTGCTGATATTATTGCCTATGTCAGGCTTGAGCAACAAAAGGCAGGTATCAAATAG
- a CDS encoding hypothetical protein (protein of unknown function, DUF) has translation MKSKNIFFKKKKSGMKVMIASGLAIALTFILFQGFMSQPALAEDTVTVYKSPTCSCCRGWVSHLEANGFKVKAINTDDVVKHKKEAGLPQKLYACHTAHIDGYVIEGHVPASAIKRLLAERPAVTGLAVPGMPTGSPGMGGKKVRYPVVTFDKSGKTTIFSTH, from the coding sequence ATGAAAAGTAAAAATATTTTTTTTAAAAAGAAAAAGTCGGGCATGAAGGTCATGATAGCTAGCGGACTTGCTATTGCTCTTACTTTCATACTATTCCAGGGCTTTATGTCTCAGCCGGCCTTAGCAGAAGATACAGTCACCGTTTATAAGTCACCAACCTGCAGTTGCTGTAGGGGCTGGGTAAGCCATCTTGAAGCGAATGGTTTTAAGGTGAAAGCAATAAATACCGATGATGTGGTGAAGCACAAGAAAGAAGCCGGCCTTCCACAGAAACTTTATGCCTGCCATACCGCTCATATTGATGGCTATGTTATCGAAGGCCATGTTCCTGCAAGTGCAATCAAAAGATTACTAGCAGAGAGACCGGCAGTGACCGGTCTGGCTGTACCGGGTATGCCAACAGGATCTCCGGGTATGGGAGGTAAGAAGGTCAGGTATCCCGTTGTTACCTTTGATAAATCTGGAAAGACGACTATTTTCAGTACTCACTGA